Within the Flavobacteriales bacterium genome, the region ATTCTTCAACCATTAGAATGATAAAAAGATGCACTTGGGCATCTTCTGCGCCTGGAGTGTTAGTTCGAGGCAGTATTAGATTAACCAATTCTGCCAACATTTTCTCATAATTAGAAAGTTTTAGCAGATTGTTTTTTCTATTCAATTTATGAAAGTTAATACCAGTATAAGTCAAAATACCGGCACTTAAACTACCCATTAGGATTATAAAAATCGCGCTCCTTCTTTTCATCTTAAATTACTTTACATCCAACATTCATTGTATAACTAACAGGGATTTCCATTTAAACCCATTTATTATGTATTGGGATTGAAATGTATTCTAGGTTGTTTAAATCAATTAATAACAATCTTTCTTACTATTGTACCAGAATTGGAAACGAGGTGAACTATGTAAGTCCCCATAGTAAAGTCCTCTAAAGAAATATTCTTCTGATAATTACCGCTCATATTCATTGATTCAACCACCTGGCCAGTAATGTTGATTATTTGCATAAAAGATGAGCCCTTTAGTCCAGTTAGACTCAACATACGATTACTATATATAACGCTAAGCTCAGAATTTTCCCCTTTCAACGTATTGGAACTTTTCTTTACGATCAAATTAAACCGATCTCGGGTATCTGTCTTTTTAAAACTGAAAGAATACGGGTCATGAGAATTTATATCGTATAGAATGTCTTCCTGTAAATCTTTAATGAAAACTTGAATATTTGTATCCAAATCTCCTTCTATGGATAAAGAGAAAGAATAATCTCCAGTGAATCCAACTTCTAAAAATAATGGGATTATTTCGTCAGCAAGAGGTGCTGGAATAGAGTTGATAGAAATTTTATCGTCGCCAAGTTCTGTGTATAAATTGGAACTTTTACCACCAGCAATTAACTTGTAAGCATCGTATTCCAAATCAAAATTAGCTGTGGCATCGTCTTTAAACCTAATCACCGTTTCGTCTGAAACATTATTCCCTTCTATTTTAATTCTTAGCAAAATATCTTGATTGACACTTTTAAATATAGATGCATTATCGCCCAAAGTTCTCACGTCGTTTGTTAATTCTAATGTAGTGGTGCTAGAAGTATTAACAAGAAACCCTTGCATAGTGGCAATTTTGTTTGAACCTCCATTAGTTCCAATTCCACCAACATAGCTCATATACCTTTCGTTGTTGTAA harbors:
- a CDS encoding gluconate 2-dehydrogenase subunit 3 family protein, producing MKRRSAIFIILMGSLSAGILTYTGINFHKLNRKNNLLKLSNYEKMLAELVNLILPRTNTPGAEDAQVHLFIILMVEE